A genomic window from Caballeronia sp. SBC1 includes:
- a CDS encoding NADH-quinone oxidoreductase subunit B family protein, with protein sequence MSIEGVLKEGFVTTTADKLINWTRTGSLWPMTFGLACCAVEMMHAGAARYDLDRFGVVFRPSPRQSDVMIVAGTLCNKMAPALRKVYDQMAEPRWVISMGSCANGGGYYHYSYSVVRGCDRIVPVDVYVPGCPPTAEALVYGVIQLQAKIRRTSTIARQ encoded by the coding sequence ATGAGTATCGAAGGGGTCTTGAAGGAAGGGTTTGTCACCACCACGGCTGACAAGCTTATCAACTGGACGCGCACGGGTTCGCTGTGGCCCATGACGTTCGGTCTGGCGTGTTGCGCGGTCGAGATGATGCATGCGGGTGCTGCTCGCTACGATCTGGATCGTTTCGGCGTCGTGTTTCGTCCGAGTCCGCGGCAGTCGGACGTGATGATCGTCGCTGGCACGCTGTGCAACAAGATGGCGCCGGCGCTGCGCAAGGTCTATGACCAGATGGCCGAGCCGCGCTGGGTCATTTCCATGGGTTCGTGCGCCAACGGCGGTGGTTACTACCACTATTCGTATTCCGTCGTGCGCGGATGTGACCGGATCGTACCGGTCGACGTCTACGTGCCCGGGTGCCCGCCGACGGCTGAAGCGCTGGTGTATGGCGTGATTCAGTTGCAGGCGAAAATTCGCCGCACCAGCACCATCGCTCGCCAGTAA
- a CDS encoding NADH-quinone oxidoreductase subunit A, translating to MNLSAYYPVLLFLVVGTGLGIALVSIGKVLGPHKPDTEKNAPYECGFEAFEDARMKFDVRYYLVAILFIIFDLETAFLFPWGVALRDIGWPGFLSMMVFLLEFLLGFAYIWRKGGLDWE from the coding sequence GTGAATCTCTCAGCCTATTATCCCGTCTTGCTGTTTCTCGTCGTGGGCACCGGTTTAGGCATCGCTCTAGTCAGCATCGGTAAGGTTCTCGGTCCCCATAAGCCTGACACAGAAAAGAACGCGCCTTACGAGTGCGGCTTCGAGGCATTCGAAGACGCGCGGATGAAGTTCGATGTGCGTTACTATCTCGTCGCTATTCTGTTCATTATTTTCGACCTCGAAACCGCGTTCCTGTTTCCGTGGGGCGTCGCCCTGCGCGACATCGGCTGGCCTGGTTTCCTGTCAATGATGGTTTTTCTGCTCGAGTTTCTTCTTGGTTTCGCCTACATCTGGAGAAAGGGTGGGCTGGACTGGGAGTGA
- the secG gene encoding preprotein translocase subunit SecG — protein MLYLKTLIIVVQLLSAFGVIGLVLLQHGKGADMGAAFGSGASGSLFGATGSANFLSRTTAVLAAVFFISTLTLTYLGSYKPAASAGLLGGAAVTAPAVHPAIGASASAGASAPVASSGPGSDVPK, from the coding sequence ATGCTGTATTTAAAGACTTTGATTATCGTCGTCCAGTTGTTGTCGGCGTTTGGTGTTATCGGGCTGGTATTGTTGCAGCACGGTAAAGGCGCAGACATGGGCGCGGCCTTCGGTAGTGGTGCGTCGGGAAGTCTGTTCGGGGCAACTGGCTCGGCCAACTTCCTGTCGCGTACAACGGCCGTGCTCGCTGCCGTGTTTTTCATCTCGACATTGACGCTGACGTATCTCGGCAGCTACAAGCCGGCAGCCTCTGCAGGCTTGCTGGGCGGGGCAGCAGTGACCGCGCCCGCGGTGCATCCGGCTATTGGTGCTTCGGCTTCAGCAGGTGCTTCAGCGCCGGTCGCATCGTCGGGTCCTGGTTCTGACGTTCCGAAATAA
- the tpiA gene encoding triose-phosphate isomerase produces the protein MPKEQAKRAKLVVGNWKMHGRLAENAVLMQAVAAGAATLQNGVRAAVCVPAPYLAQAQALLGGSVVAWGVQDVSAHTQGAYTGEVAADMAADFDATFAIVGHSERRAYHGEHSDLVAVKAQRALEAGLTPIVCVGETLEQRDNGLTEQVVSTQLEAVLLVLSEAQASKIVVAYEPVWAIGTGKSATTAQAQQVHAFLRARLAGKGAAVADVPVLYGGSVKPENAEELFAQQDIDGGLIGGASLKSNDFLAICRAAQNVSV, from the coding sequence ATGCCGAAAGAACAAGCCAAACGTGCAAAGCTGGTGGTCGGTAACTGGAAGATGCACGGCCGTCTGGCTGAGAACGCGGTCTTGATGCAAGCGGTGGCCGCGGGCGCCGCGACGTTGCAGAACGGTGTGCGCGCAGCGGTTTGCGTGCCCGCGCCGTATCTGGCGCAGGCGCAGGCGCTGCTGGGCGGATCGGTGGTCGCGTGGGGTGTCCAGGACGTGTCAGCCCACACACAGGGCGCTTACACCGGCGAAGTCGCCGCAGACATGGCGGCGGATTTTGATGCAACGTTCGCAATCGTCGGTCACTCGGAGCGGCGCGCCTATCATGGCGAGCATTCGGACCTGGTCGCGGTGAAGGCGCAACGAGCCCTGGAAGCGGGGCTGACACCCATTGTGTGCGTGGGCGAAACGCTGGAGCAGCGTGACAACGGTTTGACAGAACAAGTGGTCAGCACGCAACTGGAAGCGGTGTTGCTGGTGTTGAGCGAAGCCCAAGCGTCGAAGATCGTCGTGGCCTATGAGCCGGTCTGGGCGATCGGCACGGGAAAAAGCGCAACGACGGCGCAGGCGCAACAGGTTCACGCATTCCTGCGGGCGCGACTGGCGGGCAAGGGCGCGGCAGTGGCAGACGTCCCAGTGTTGTACGGCGGCAGCGTCAAGCCGGAGAATGCGGAAGAATTATTCGCTCAACAGGACATCGACGGCGGATTGATTGGCGGTGCATCGCTGAAGTCGAACGATTTTCTTGCGATTTGCCGGGCGGCACAAAACGTTTCGGTTTAA
- a CDS encoding NAD(P)H-quinone oxidoreductase has translation MKAIEITEFGAPDVLKLGERSMPEPKAGEVLIKVAASGVNRPDVFQRKGGYAPPPGASDLPGLEVAGEIVRGDFDPKHNPFGLKVGDRVCALLAGGGYAEYACAPLDQCLPVPKGLTDIEAASLPETFFTVWSNVFERAHLGKGENGAEETLLIQGGSSGIGVTAIQIAKALGHRVFVTAGNDEKCQACEKLGAERAINYNTEDFVDVVKSLTNDRGVDVILDMVAGDYLPRELKALADGGRVVVIATLGGSKAEINLNEVLRRRLVITGSTLRPRSVAFKGRVAVQLKTQVWPEIEAGRIKPVIHQVFPADQAAAAHALMEGGTHIGKIMLDWSQVA, from the coding sequence ATGAAAGCCATCGAAATCACCGAGTTCGGCGCGCCCGATGTATTGAAGCTGGGCGAGCGTTCCATGCCGGAGCCGAAAGCCGGCGAAGTGCTGATCAAGGTCGCGGCGTCGGGCGTGAATCGCCCGGACGTGTTCCAGCGCAAGGGCGGCTATGCTCCGCCGCCGGGTGCGTCGGATCTGCCGGGGCTGGAAGTGGCAGGCGAGATCGTGCGGGGCGACTTCGATCCGAAGCACAATCCGTTCGGTTTGAAGGTTGGCGATCGTGTCTGTGCGCTGCTCGCGGGCGGCGGTTATGCCGAATACGCGTGCGCGCCGCTCGATCAATGCTTGCCGGTGCCGAAGGGGTTGACGGACATTGAGGCGGCATCGCTGCCGGAAACGTTCTTCACGGTCTGGAGCAACGTATTCGAACGCGCGCATCTGGGCAAGGGTGAGAACGGTGCGGAAGAAACGCTGCTGATCCAGGGCGGATCGAGCGGTATCGGCGTGACGGCCATTCAGATTGCAAAGGCGCTGGGGCATCGCGTGTTCGTGACGGCCGGAAACGACGAGAAGTGTCAGGCGTGTGAAAAACTGGGCGCAGAACGCGCGATTAACTACAACACGGAAGATTTCGTCGATGTCGTGAAGTCGCTGACGAACGATCGCGGCGTGGATGTGATCCTCGACATGGTCGCCGGCGACTATCTTCCGCGTGAACTGAAGGCGCTGGCCGACGGTGGACGGGTGGTGGTGATCGCAACGCTGGGTGGTTCGAAGGCCGAGATCAACCTCAACGAAGTGCTGCGCCGTCGTTTAGTGATTACCGGGTCCACATTGCGGCCGCGTTCAGTCGCGTTCAAAGGCAGGGTTGCGGTACAGCTGAAGACGCAGGTGTGGCCGGAAATTGAAGCCGGGCGGATCAAGCCTGTCATTCATCAGGTTTTCCCCGCCGATCAGGCTGCCGCTGCTCACGCGTTGATGGAAGGCGGTACGCACATTGGCAAGATCATGCTGGACTGGAGTCAGGTCGCCTGA